The nucleotide sequence ACGCACCAAAAAAGGTACGGTTATCATGACCGTACCCTTTTTACATTTACATAGATCGCTTTGTTTTTCTTTGAAATGATGCCGTTCGAACGTAATCAATGATTCGGGTGCTGATCCACTGACAGAGTAACGCGAAGAGTATAATTTCAAAACCAATCGTAAGCGACGTTATAACTAGCACAAAACTGTTGATCATAAAAAGGATGGTCCCTGGTTTCTTTCCGGACCATTTAGCAAAAATAAGGGCTAAAATATCCATACCACCTGAAGAAGCTCCAAACCGAAACAGAATTCCGACACCAGTACCAAAAATAATCGCTCCGTATATAACATCAATGAGGGTTCCATTTAGAGGATTCGGGACATGTGTTGTAATCCAATCTACCGTTATAGATGTCACTGCCACACAATAGATGGTCCATAACGCTGCCTTTTTCCCAAGCTTTTTAACCGCAAGCAGCAATAGTCCAAAATTAATGGTCCATAGCGTCAGTCCCAACGGCAAGCTGAAGAAATAATGATTTAAAATGGCGATGCCTGCCACTCCACCCGAAGGTATTGCATGGGGGAAAAGGAAGGCCGCCATAGCTAGTCCTTGTAAAAAAGCTCCAATAGTTAACCAAATAATTCTATGCAAAACAACAATCCTTTCTAGGGTCTCCGTCATATCTATCCTTCATTTTAGACCTCACACAAAGAAAAACAAGGCCTTTTGGTAAAAAACTTTAAGAGATGGGATCTAGATCGGTTGCAACTTTTTCGTTTCGTTTACAAATGAAAAAAGCCGCATGAATGCAGCTTCTCTCTGTATGATTTTTTCTCTTTTTTTACGCTAACATACCCGTTCCAAGACACCGCAATGCGTCCACTGCCGTTCTGCTATCTTCCCCAGTCGCAGATACACAGCAGATTCCGTTCATACCATTAAGCAGACTCATACTAAGGTGACTTTTTGCGTTGATTTTTAAGGTGTTGCATTCAATGAATATCTGACATTGCTCAAATTCATTCGCTTTGACCACCATTTCATGAATCCATCCAGGTCTTATTTTTTCTTGCACCATAAAATAAGTTTTCATCCTATTACCCTCTTTTCAGCCCTCTTCATATTTCATCCTACAGGCAGAATGTAAAGCCCGTTTAAACGCTGTGTAAGTGTTTTATAGCTTATCGTTTCAATTTATGAAGAAAATCAAAAATAATGGTATGAAAAAAGCACTAAATTGCAACATTATGTGTATTACTTTAAAAGGAGCATTTATATGGCTTATTACGTAGCATGTGATTATGACGAACCAGATCGCCAGAGTTATAGAGGCATCGTCATCATTGATACATTAACAAATGAAGTGGCACACCGCTTTTTTTCGGGTCATTTTGATCAGGATTTTCAAGAATATCGAAGCTGGCTGGAGGACACCGAACCTTATTATTTTGAAGGAGACAGTCTTTTAAATTTTGTAGGAGACCTGCATGATCCCGCACTGAATGAGGATCTGGATTTTTATCATTAACATATAAAAAAGCACATTCCGAATTTGAACTGCCCCCCAATTGTTAGACACCACTAACAATTGGAGGTGCAGTTTTTTTCATGTCTAAGTATTCATTTGAGTTGAAATTACAGTCTGTCCTTGCTTACCTTGAAGGAAAGGCTTCATTGAGGGAGATCGCCTCTCAGTTCAATACAAGTCTCTTCTCTCTCCGTAACTGGGTAAACCAATATAGGGCAAACGGAGAACAAGGACTTCTAACCAACTATACAAATTACGATATTCAATTTAAAATGGACGTACTTCAATACATGAACGACAATGGAGCGTCCCTTATGCAAACGGCAGCTGTTTTTAAGATTCCTTCGCCACAAAACATCCTCTCATGGAAAAGGAAGGTGGAGGAGGAAGGGCCGGACGCTCTCAAACCAAAGAAAAAGGGGCGTCCGACTATGAAAAAGAAACCACAAGAACCAAAGAATTCAGCACCACCTGAGGGGTCTGAACAGGCATTGAAGGCTGAGAATGAGCGTCTGCGTGCGGAAAATGCCTACTTAAAAAAGTTACAAGCCTTAATTCAAGAAAGAGAAAAATCACCGAACAGGACAAAGCGCAAATAATCCATGAGTTAAGGCAAGAGCATAAGGTGAGGGATCTAATAAGAGCAGCTGGGATGCCACGCAGCACGTATTACTACTGGGTCAAACAAATGGACCGGCCGGATAAATACAAGGAGATCAAAGAGGTCATCGCGGAAATCTACCACGAGCACAAAGGGCGTTACGGGTATCGCCGCATCACCCTCGAGCTGCGCAACAGGGGGATCGGCATTAATCACAAAACGGTCCGCCGCATCATGGGGCAGCTCGGATTAAAAAGCCTCGTACGGCTGAAGAAATACCGTTCCTACCGTGGGCAGGCAGGCCGTATTGCATCTGATAAGATTAAGCGCAATTTCTTCGCCTCAAGTCCTAATGAGAAATGGGCAACGGATGTGACGGAGATCCACTTACACGGTGAAAAGCTTTACTTTTCACCGGTACTTGATTTATACAACGGCGAAATTATCGCCTACAATATGGAACACCGCCCTGTATATTCCCTGGTTTCAAAAATGCTCGATAAAGCCTTTGAACGATTGAACGAAGAAGAATCCCCCATCCTTCATTCCGACCAGGGGTGGCATTACCAGATGAAGGAATACCAGCAGGCACTGAAAGAGCACGGGATTACCCCAAGTATGTCCCGCAAGGGGAACTGCCTGGATAACGCAGCCATGGAGAGCTTCTTTGGCTTATTGAAATCTGAATTGCTTTATCTAAACGAGTTTGAGAGTATGGAACATTTTAAGATTGAACTGGAGAATTACATTCAATACTATAACCACAAACGGATTAAGGCAAAATTAAAAGGCATGAGCCCGGTTCAATACCGAACTCATACCTCAGAGGCTGCCTAAAATCCTAGTGTCTAACTTTTTGGGTTCAGATCAATTAGGAAAGTGCTTTTTTGTGATGTTAATCTTTATTCGAAAAATCGATGATTCGAATCGGATTTCCAGTTCCGTCTCTATAGATCGCATATCTACCAGGAGGAATTGTACACGGTGATTTTACAAAGTCCAGTTTGGATTCGTGTTCTTCATAAAAGTCATCGACACTATCTACCAAAAAAACGCCGCCTGGGCCCAAGTCATGCTCGTCCTCTTCGATCATCAGCTGTACTTCACAATCTTTCATGGACATACCTAGTACTTGATTTCCTTCTCGCCAAGCTTCAGTCATCCCGAGACCTTCATAATATTGTTGTGATTCTTGTAAATCTTTTACTGGGTGAAACAAAAATGCGAGCTTCAATTCCACTACCCCCTCGTAAAAAATTCTGATTATGTGTTTAAGTATTTGCTTACTATTTGTGTATACGTTACTTTCCATCTGACAATCTTATTTTCCTGCTGATTTAAAAAAAATGATTGTTATCGATTATAATATGGTTTTTTGAAAGTTGTTGATTTCCGTTCCAGGTGCTCGCTTTCCGCTTAACAAAAAAGACTGAATCACAAAAGGATTCAGTCTCTTTATAACTTAATAATAAGGATACGGAGGGTATGGCGGATAAACAGGATAGATCGGATACGGTCTTGGTGCTAATGCTAGACCTGCGATAGTTCCAAGTGTTAGTCCTACAAGTGCAGGTGCAAAGAAGAAGCGGTCGCTGCTCTCATCCTGGCCGTCTGAACTATATGGCAGAATGTATGCTTTTTTATCATCTACATGTTTAAGAACACCATGATATCTCGTGCCGCAATGACAATCAATGTACACAGATCTGCCTAAGTATCGGCGGCACAGGTGATACGTGTGGTATGACAAAGGGTAAACCTCCCAGCTTGTTTTTGCCTTCTCTACACCATATGTCCAACCTATTATTTTGACAGAGACAAGTGTCTAACCCTCTTTATTTTTCTGAGGAAGGCTGTAAAACTAGCTTCTGTTGATCACCTCTGTTTTCATTGTTTAAAGCTGTTACGTGGTACTTACCTGTTGCCCAATCTTTCACTTGATCACCGTACCATGGACTTAATACGTGACCAGATTGACCAGGGCCAACGACATGGTAAGCCTTAGAGGTGTCATCCATATCGATCACCATACGCCATGCACCACCATGTGTAATATCCCCAGTTTCCCGGTTCCACCCAGCAACGCCTACTGTAACCCGGCTTCCCCCCATTGCTTGTGTTTCAGGATTGAACAACAGGTTTAATGGTTTAATAGCTGCAAGAGGATGTTCAAATGTTAAGCTGTGAAAATTTCCCCACTTCCATTTAGACGGATCTCCACCATATTTATCACTCAATACAGAGATCATCGATTTAAATGCATTCTGAGTGACTTTTTCTAAACCGCCATGTTCTTTAATCCACGGGCCAGGCTTACCAGCGTTCGCTTTTCGAATCAGCTCGTCCACCACTTGCTCACGACCATCAAACATCTTCAACATCTCATCACTGATCTCATCCTTGAATAGTTCATCGCTGAAACGATCCATCCAGATGTGAAAGATTAAAGGTGCCGCACTCTCTTTACTGTCTACTTTGTTCCAAATGTTTAATACAGTCAGCACATCTTTTTCTTTTTTATCCAGAGGTTCTTTCATCACTTGTTCAATTAGAATCGGCAGCATTTCCTCAGCTTGTTTATTTTTTTGGTCAAATTGCAAGTTTTGCATATCTTTTACCGAAAGCTTTTCTTTACCCTCAAGAACTTCAACAATTCGTTGTTGTCTGTATGGCTGCGCAAACGTATCCGAGATGTGATATGGATACGAATCGGTTGTTACTTTATTGTTTGCTGTAGCAATATATCCGTTTTTCGGGTTGACTCTTGTCGGGAGTTCATCCCATGGGATATATCCTTGCCACTCATACTGATCGGTCCATCCGGGGACAGGCATTGATGTGTAATCTTGCTTTCTAATCGGTATTAATCCGTTTGCCTTATATGCGATTGTTCCGTCAGTGCTTGCAAAAACAAAGTTTTGTGCGGGAGTATGGAAAGATTCCAACGCCTTCTCAAACTGCTTCCAGTTTTTTGATCGATTCATCATAATTACTGCTTCGAGTTCTTTTGAAGGCTGAAGTGCTGTCCATTTTAAAGAGAGAGCCGTTCCGGGTTTATCCTGGTGAGCAAACTCTGAGATTACAGGTCCATGCCTTGTAATAACAACTTCATGATTCACGTCTGTTTTATCTTTGACTTTGATGATCTCGTCAATAACTTCGGCTTTCTCCCAATTGGCTAAATACTGAAACTCATAAGGATTTTTTGGGTTCCTTTTTTCTACGAATAGTTCCTGAACATCCGGACCAACATTCGTCACTCCCCAAGCGATTGTTTTGTTATGTCCGACGATAATACCGGGGATTCCTGCAAAAATAACACCGGAAACTTCGTAATCTGGCGCTTTCAAATGACTCTGATACCATATGGATGGAGTACCAAGTGAGAGATGCGGATCATTTGCAAGTAGGGGCTTACCTGACTCGGTTTTACTGCCTGCAATCACCCAATTGTTGCTGCCATTATGAAAGTTTGGAATAACAGAATCTGCAAAACTTTTTTCAAAATCAATACCTGCTGATTCTAAATCCTCTAATATCGCAGGCGCGTCTTTTGGATATCCAGGGAATAGATCCAATGCTTTCTCTTTTGAAAACGTTTCCATTAAGTAATAACGAAAAGCTTGTCCTTCCCAATGTCCGCCTAAGTCGAATGCCATATATTTTCCGATAACAAGAGAATCAACAGCCGTCCACTTTTTCGGCTCAT is from Fictibacillus sp. b24 and encodes:
- a CDS encoding YitT family protein produces the protein MHRIIWLTIGAFLQGLAMAAFLFPHAIPSGGVAGIAILNHYFFSLPLGLTLWTINFGLLLLAVKKLGKKAALWTIYCVAVTSITVDWITTHVPNPLNGTLIDVIYGAIIFGTGVGILFRFGASSGGMDILALIFAKWSGKKPGTILFMINSFVLVITSLTIGFEIILFALLCQWISTRIIDYVRTASFQRKTKRSM
- a CDS encoding HPr family phosphocarrier protein; its protein translation is MKTYFMVQEKIRPGWIHEMVVKANEFEQCQIFIECNTLKINAKSHLSMSLLNGMNGICCVSATGEDSRTAVDALRCLGTGMLA
- a CDS encoding IS3 family transposase (programmed frameshift), producing MSKYSFELKLQSVLAYLEGKASLREIASQFNTSLFSLRNWVNQYRANGEQGLLTNYTNYDIQFKMDVLQYMNDNGASLMQTAAVFKIPSPQNILSWKRKVEEEGPDALKPKKKGRPTMKKKPQEPKNSAPPEGSEQALKAENERLRAENAYLKKLQGLNSRKRKITEQDKAQIIHELRQEHKVRDLIRAAGMPRSTYYYWVKQMDRPDKYKEIKEVIAEIYHEHKGRYGYRRITLELRNRGIGINHKTVRRIMGQLGLKSLVRLKKYRSYRGQAGRIASDKIKRNFFASSPNEKWATDVTEIHLHGEKLYFSPVLDLYNGEIIAYNMEHRPVYSLVSKMLDKAFERLNEEESPILHSDQGWHYQMKEYQQALKEHGITPSMSRKGNCLDNAAMESFFGLLKSELLYLNEFESMEHFKIELENYIQYYNHKRIKAKLKGMSPVQYRTHTSEAA
- a CDS encoding VOC family protein → MKLAFLFHPVKDLQESQQYYEGLGMTEAWREGNQVLGMSMKDCEVQLMIEEDEHDLGPGGVFLVDSVDDFYEEHESKLDFVKSPCTIPPGRYAIYRDGTGNPIRIIDFSNKD
- a CDS encoding penicillin acylase family protein, which translates into the protein MERALQKKSFIKRLTWKRSLLIIGIALVIILSAAAGTAYFLLQKSKPQVNGTVSVTGLTARVDVFRDPNGVPHIEAKSMKDLFMAQGFVTAQDRMFQMDLSRRQASGMLSEVIGEKTIQRDKFFRTLGLRRAAEASYNEYSPEMKQYLEWYADGVNAYMEQAKKDNTLPIEFMLVGYEPKKWTAVDSLVIGKYMAFDLGGHWEGQAFRYYLMETFSKEKALDLFPGYPKDAPAILEDLESAGIDFEKSFADSVIPNFHNGSNNWVIAGSKTESGKPLLANDPHLSLGTPSIWYQSHLKAPDYEVSGVIFAGIPGIIVGHNKTIAWGVTNVGPDVQELFVEKRNPKNPYEFQYLANWEKAEVIDEIIKVKDKTDVNHEVVITRHGPVISEFAHQDKPGTALSLKWTALQPSKELEAVIMMNRSKNWKQFEKALESFHTPAQNFVFASTDGTIAYKANGLIPIRKQDYTSMPVPGWTDQYEWQGYIPWDELPTRVNPKNGYIATANNKVTTDSYPYHISDTFAQPYRQQRIVEVLEGKEKLSVKDMQNLQFDQKNKQAEEMLPILIEQVMKEPLDKKEKDVLTVLNIWNKVDSKESAAPLIFHIWMDRFSDELFKDEISDEMLKMFDGREQVVDELIRKANAGKPGPWIKEHGGLEKVTQNAFKSMISVLSDKYGGDPSKWKWGNFHSLTFEHPLAAIKPLNLLFNPETQAMGGSRVTVGVAGWNRETGDITHGGAWRMVIDMDDTSKAYHVVGPGQSGHVLSPWYGDQVKDWATGKYHVTALNNENRGDQQKLVLQPSSEK